The Pseudomonas chlororaphis subsp. piscium genome contains the following window.
TGCGCGCCCGCCAATACCCGTTCCAGCTCTCCGGCGGCCTGCGCCAACGGGCGCTGATCGCCTCGGCGATTGCCTGCAATCCACGGCTGCTGATCGCCGATGAGCCGACCACGGCCCTGGACGCCACGGTGCAGGCCCAGGTCCTCGGCCTGCTGGAATCCCTGCGCGGCGACAGCACCGCGATGCTGATCGTCAGCCACGACCTGGCGGTGGTCTCGCGCCTGGCCAACCGGGTGGCGGTGATGCACAACGGGGTGATCGTCGAGCAGGGCAGCGTCGAGGAGGTGCTGCACGACCCGCAGCATCCCTACACCCAATTCCTGCTGCGCGCGGGCAGGGCGGTGCATTTCCGGCGCCCCGCGCCGAGTCCGCGGCCGGTCCTGAGCGCGGTGGCGCCGGCCAGGGCCGAGGCGCCGCCGCTGTTGCAGGTGGATAAATTGAGCAAGGCCTTCAAGGGCCCGGACGGGCGCCTGCGCAGGGTGGTCGACGGAGTTTCCCTGCAGCTGCGCCGGGGCCAGACCCTGGGCATAGTCGGCGAGTCCGGCTCGGGCAAGACCACCCTGACGCGGATGATCCTCGGCCTGGAGACCCCGGACAGCGGCGATATCCAGCTGCTGGGCCAGCCCTGGCTGAGCTTGCCTGATGCGCAGAAACGCCAGCTGCGGCGCAGCATCCAGGTGGTGTTCCAGGACCCGCTGAGTTCCTTCGATCCGCGCTACAGCGTGCAGCGGGTGCTGTTCGAAGCGCTGCAGGTGGCCGGGCATCCGCGCCGTGACTGGGCGCACAAGGCCGCGGAGCTGCTGGGCCTGGTGCGCCTGGATGCGGCCTTGCTCGGCCGGCGCCCGCTCGAACTGTCCGGCGGTCAGCGCCAGCGGGTGGCCATCGCCCGGGCCCTGGCGGCCGGGCCGCAGATCCTGGTCTGCGACGAGCCGGTGTCGGCCCTCGACGTGTCGGTGCAGGCGCAGATCCTCGAACTGCTCGACGACCTCAAGCAGCGCCTGGGCCTGGCCTGCCTGTTCATTTCCCATGACCTGGGGGTGATCAACCATGTCAGCGACGCGGTGCTGGTGATGAAGGACGGCCGGGTGGTGGAGGCCGGGCCGGTGCGCGAGGTGTTCGACCATCCGCAGCATCCCTACACCCTGGCCTTGCTCGACGCGATCCCGCACCTGGAAAGCGGCCGGCGCACCTCCTTCGAATTTCTCAAGCTGGCGATCTGAAACCTGTGGCAGTACCTGTCTTTCGAGACCGCCCGCGACCCGGCGCCCGTTACCGCGACCTGACGGCGTTGAAGGCTCCGACAGCGGCGCTGCGTTTTGCCTCGGCCGGTTCCTGAGGCCGACTGTCATCAGCCACATCCAGTAGGCAGGAGTCGAGATGGAGAATATTGCCCAGGTCATCAACCCCGACGACTACCTCGAAACCGAGTTTGGCCGCGAGTTCACCCCCGAGCGCAACAAACAGGCCTGGGCGTTGGCTTACGCGCGGCTGGAAACGGAGCTGGCGAGGGCCGCCGCGGGTGCCCGCCTGTATGTGGTCATGGG
Protein-coding sequences here:
- a CDS encoding dipeptide ABC transporter ATP-binding protein, which produces MNLIPEGPEPLIRVSDLQVRFGIHAAPTLKGISFELRRGECLALVGESGSGKSVTSRTLAGLTGANALIQASRLEFAGQDLRRFDERAWRRIRGAQIGFVMQDALGSLDPLRPVGKEIAEPLELHSPLDRAQRQARVLELLRAVGVPEPELRARQYPFQLSGGLRQRALIASAIACNPRLLIADEPTTALDATVQAQVLGLLESLRGDSTAMLIVSHDLAVVSRLANRVAVMHNGVIVEQGSVEEVLHDPQHPYTQFLLRAGRAVHFRRPAPSPRPVLSAVAPARAEAPPLLQVDKLSKAFKGPDGRLRRVVDGVSLQLRRGQTLGIVGESGSGKTTLTRMILGLETPDSGDIQLLGQPWLSLPDAQKRQLRRSIQVVFQDPLSSFDPRYSVQRVLFEALQVAGHPRRDWAHKAAELLGLVRLDAALLGRRPLELSGGQRQRVAIARALAAGPQILVCDEPVSALDVSVQAQILELLDDLKQRLGLACLFISHDLGVINHVSDAVLVMKDGRVVEAGPVREVFDHPQHPYTLALLDAIPHLESGRRTSFEFLKLAI